One window from the genome of Crassostrea angulata isolate pt1a10 chromosome 2, ASM2561291v2, whole genome shotgun sequence encodes:
- the LOC128170967 gene encoding uncharacterized protein LOC128170967 yields the protein MPGLSFPPHAGSSPVNRHSPGISSATGEGMKLAGLSALSLVAADDGTDSSLHGPFHQRCIGSSSTISITGEMGNDEWTVITLQLTDAFRSPSLFVFNGGLWRNGCSAAFMSGAAWNGVFPIAQKVALLYRASPSALIGVLASPHFSLSS from the exons ATGCCAGGCCTCTCTTTTCCTCCCCATGCTGGTTCCAGTCCAGTGAACCGTCACAGTCCAGGAATTTCT tccGCGACAGGAGAAGGAATGAAGTTGGCAGGACTTTCCGCACTGTCCTTGGTGGCAGCTGATGATGGAACGGACAGCAGTTTACATGGCCCGTTTCATCAAAG ATGCATTGGAAGCAGCAGCACTATCTCCATCACTGGTGAAATGGGAAATGATGAGTGGACAGTCATCACTTTGCAGCTCACTGATGCATTTCGCAGCCCAtctctttttgtctttaatggtgGTCTCTGGAGGAATGGTTGCAGTGCAGCCTTCATGTCCGGGGCAG cTTGGAATGGTGTTTTCCCTATCGCACAGAAGGTGGCATTGTTATACCGGGCATCTCCTTCCGCCCTTATAGGTGTATTGGCAAGTCCACATTTCTCGTTAAGCTCTTGA
- the LOC128170969 gene encoding uncharacterized protein LOC128170969 — protein sequence MPGLSFPLHAGSSPVNRHSPGISSATGEGMKLAGLSALSLVAADDGTDSSLHGPFHQRCIGSSSTISITGEMGNDEWTVITLQLTDAFRSPSLFVFNGGLWRNGCSAAFMSGAAWNGVFPIAQKVALLYRASPSALIGVLASPHFSLSS from the exons ATGCCAGGCCTCTCTTTTCCTCTCCATGCTGGTTCCAGTCCAGTGAACCGTCACAGTCCAGGAATTTCT tccGCGACAGGAGAAGGAATGAAGTTGGCAGGACTTTCCGCACTGTCCTTGGTGGCAGCTGATGATGGAACGGACAGCAGTTTACATGGCCCGTTTCATCAAAG ATGCATTGGAAGCAGCAGCACTATCTCCATCACTGGTGAAATGGGAAATGATGAGTGGACAGTCATCACTTTGCAGCTCACTGATGCATTTCGCAGCCCAtctctttttgtctttaatggtgGTCTCTGGAGGAATGGTTGCAGTGCAGCCTTCATGTCCGGGGCAG cTTGGAATGGTGTTTTCCCTATCGCACAGAAGGTGGCATTGTTATACCGGGCATCTCCTTCCGCCCTTATAGGTGTATTGGCAAGTCCACATTTCTCGTTAAGCTCTTGA
- the LOC128170972 gene encoding uncharacterized protein LOC128170972 encodes MPGLSFPPHAGSSPVNHHSPGISSATGEGMKLAGLSALSLVAADDGTDSSLHGPFHQRCIGSSSTISITGEMGNDEWTVITLQLTDAFRSPSLFVFNGGLWRNGCSAAFMSGAAWNGVFPIALKVALLYQASPSALIGVLACPHFSLSS; translated from the exons ATGCCAGGCCTCTCTTTTCCTCCCCATGCTGGTTCCAGTCCAGTGAACCATCACAGTCCAGGAATTTCT tccGCGACAGGAGAAGGAATGAAGTTGGCAGGACTTTCCGCACTGTCCTTGGTGGCAGCTGATGATGGAACGGACAGCAGTTTACATGGCCCGTTTCATCAAAG ATGCATTGGAAGCAGCAGCACTATCTCCATCACTGGTGAAATGGGAAATGATGAGTGGACAGTCATCACTTTGCAGCTCACTGATGCATTTCGCAGCCCAtctctttttgtctttaatggtgGTCTCTGGAGGAATGGTTGCAGTGCAGCCTTCATGTCCGGGGCAG cTTGGAATGGTGTTTTCCCTATCGCACTGAAGGTGGCATTGTTATACCAGGCATCTCCTTCCGCTCTTATAGGTGTATTGGCATGTCCACATTTCTCGTTAAGCTCTTGA